The window ATGGGGCGGCGCTGCGGGAGGACCCGTGGCTGGAGTCCTGGCCGGTGGTGCTCGGCCCGGTGGTCCCGATACCGGGTGAGCTCGGCTGGCAACTGGCGGACGCGGAGGGCACCTCCGCCCTGCCGGTGCCCCTCACCGGGGCCGGCAGCCGCTCCCGCGCGGGTCTGTGGCAGCTGGCCGCGTTGTCGGGCGGGGGCCCGGTCACGGTGTTCGGCGAATGCGGCCACCGCGGATTCACCCCGCTGACGGCCTGGCAGCCGCACGCGCCGGAGCCGGTCGCCCTGGCCTGAGCGGGGCGGGAACACAGCGGGGCGGGAACACAAGGAGAAATCGCTGGGGGCCTGGGGGCCCGTATGCCGTCCCGCAGGGACGGCGGGGAGGGGACGCGCACGGCGCCGGGGGGCGCCCGCGCGGCACGACGAAGATGCGGCGGCGCGGGGGCGCCGGCGTTGTGGTGACGAGAGGCCGGGGGGCTTGCATGAACGACAACCACGCCAGCTGAACGCAGGTGCACGGGGGCATCGACAGCTCCGGTCCCGTGGAGGGGACGGGACCGGAGCCACGGCACGCGACGCAGGACGAACGACGAGGGAGGGGCCCGATGGGCAAGGGTGACGAGGGGTACGGGGAGTGGGAGGAGCTGGTCGGCGCCGCACTGCTGGGCACCGGCCGGCGCCGGGGCGGGGGCCCGGCCGGCTCTCCCGAGGCGCTCCTGGACGCGGCGGCCGTGCACACCGTACGGCGCCGGGCCGGGCTGCGGCCGGCCGAGGCGGGCCCGCGCCCGCAGCCCGCGCCCCGGGACCCCCGGCCGGCGCCACCGGAGGCGGCCCGCCGCCGGCTCGCACAGCTGCTGGCCGGCCGCACCGGCGCGGTCAACGGCGGCGGGCGGCGCGGGACCGCCCCGGATCTGACGGAGCTGCTGCCCCAGTGGCTGGCCGCGGCCGGCCGGCACGGCTACCGCGCGCCGGCCGCACTGGTACCGGCGCTGCTGGACGCGGCCCGGGCCCGTACGGACCTGCGTCCGCAGGCCCTGTCCCTGGCCGGGACGCGGGGGATGTGGCTGGCCCGGATGAATCCGGACTGGCGCTTCGCCCTGCGCGGCGGGGTGGGCGGCGCCGGCGAGCTGCCGGACGTCACGGACCGGGCGGGGGTGGAACGGCTGTGGCAGGAAGGGCTGTTCGCTGAACGGGTGGCCCTGCTGGGCGCCGTACGGGCCCATGAGGCGGCGGCCGCGCCGCGGCTGCTGGCGACGACCTGGGCCACCGAACGGGCCGAGGACCGGCTGATGTTCCTCGATTCGCTGCGGGTGGGGCTGTCGCCGGGGGACGAGCCCTTCCTGGAGGCGGCGCTCGGTGACCGCAGCCGCAATGTCCGCGCGACCGCCGCCGAGCTGCTGTCGGCGCTGCCGACATCGGCGCTGGCGGGACGGATGGCGG of the Streptomyces sp. NBC_01294 genome contains:
- a CDS encoding DUF5691 domain-containing protein, with translation MGKGDEGYGEWEELVGAALLGTGRRRGGGPAGSPEALLDAAAVHTVRRRAGLRPAEAGPRPQPAPRDPRPAPPEAARRRLAQLLAGRTGAVNGGGRRGTAPDLTELLPQWLAAAGRHGYRAPAALVPALLDAARARTDLRPQALSLAGTRGMWLARMNPDWRFALRGGVGGAGELPDVTDRAGVERLWQEGLFAERVALLGAVRAHEAAAAPRLLATTWATERAEDRLMFLDSLRVGLSPGDEPFLEAALGDRSRNVRATAAELLSALPTSALAGRMAERALACVGPEGVTPPSECDAEMLRDGVVKRPPAGRGERAWWLGQLVEAAPLSCWRERFGGLGPAEIVALPVAEGEGWTEELHAAWCRAAVRQRDAGWSRALLGPASAPPAAAPGTASLAERAKLLETLPDGERAQWVAQFVRAHGLSEAFQLLGVCVVPWAGALGRAVVDALDTARDAGSYPWSFSGVMGLAERCLDPAEAGRLEALTAAAEDPPDAAPGAAAYWAEAFQRLVATLRLREAMLAELADLAPA